Proteins encoded together in one Urocitellus parryii isolate mUroPar1 chromosome 3, mUroPar1.hap1, whole genome shotgun sequence window:
- the Snrnp35 gene encoding U11/U12 small nuclear ribonucleoprotein 35 kDa protein, whose protein sequence is MNDWMPIAKEYDPLKAGSIDGTDEDPHDRAVWRAMLARYVPNKGVTGDPLLTLFVARLNLQTKEDKLREVFSRYGDIRRLRLVRDLVTGFSKGYAFIEFREERALLKAYRDADGLLVDQRELFVDYELERTLRGWVPRRLGGGLGGKKESGQLRFGGRDRPFRKPINLPVVKGDLYREGKRDRRERSRSRERHWESRARDRDHDRGREKRWPDREPARAWPENDWERDPREDRPRGREKRDRSK, encoded by the coding sequence ATGAACGACTGGATGCCCATCGCCAAGGAGTATGACCCGCTCAAGGCGGGCAGCATCGACGGCACGGACGAGGACCCGCACGACCGCGCTGTGTGGAGGGCCATGCTGGCCCGGTACGTCCCCAACAAGGGCGTCACGGGGGACCCGCTGCTCACCCTGTTTGTGGCCCGGCTGAACCTGCAGACCAAGGAGGACAAGCTGAGGGAGGTGTTCTCGCGCTACGGCGACATCCGGCGGCTGCGGCTGGTGAGGGACCTGGTGACCGGCTTCTCCAAGGGCTACGCCTTCATCGAGTTCCGGGAGGAGCGCGCCCTGCTCAAGGCCTACCGCGACGCCGACGGGCTGCTGGTGGACCAGCGCGAGCTCTTCGTGGACTACGAGCTGGAGCGCACGCTGCGGGGCTGGGTGCCGCGGCGGCTGGGCGGCGGCCTGGGCGGCAAGAAGGAGTCGGGGCAGCTGCGCTTCGGGGGGCGCGACCGGCCCTTCCGGAAGCCCATCAACCTGCCGGTGGTCAAGGGCGACCTCTACCGAGAGGGCAAGCGGGACCGGAGGGAGCGGTCCCGGTCCCGGGAGCGACACTGGGAGTCCAGGGCCAGGGACCGGGACCACGACAGGGGCCGGGAGAAGAGGTGGCCCGATAGAGAGCCAGCCAGGGCGTGGCCTGAGAACGACTGGGAGCGGGACCCCAGGGAGGACAGgcccagggggagggagaagagggaccGAAGCAAGTAG
- the LOC113192765 gene encoding uncharacterized protein LOC113192765 encodes MPASTRRLRCHPQIRQMLFSFCRFKTSRHLHWTSGAASVSCDSPWTGKQRVFHFGGPTKIPFPPVQIPARGPPGVTGRINMGQSITTPLSLTLDHWQDVRNRANNLSVEVKKKKWITLCTAEWPTLNVGWRKEGTFNPDLILQVKSQVFIQGSQGHPDQVPYIVTWENLASDPPLWVAPFSPPKPALRTPSEAPPPPSAPLIPIPAPPPYQPQPVPAPDSIQVSSEEEEEQVDPVTNNPPGPSPMVGRLRGRREPTASGDTSRVPPLRHTGGPNGQYQYWPFSASDLYNWKTHNPSFSSDPVALTSLIESILVTHQPTWDDCQQLLQTLLTSEEKQKVLLEARKKVPGDDGRPTQLPNLINEAFPLTQPDWDYNTDAGRNHLRLYRQLLIAGLHGAGRRPTNLAQVRQTTQGPEETPTAFLERLKEAYRRYTPFDPDSEDQRGNISMAFIWQSAPDIRTKLQRLDNLQDFSLADLLREAEKIFNKRETPEEKEERIRKMQEERDLKFKEELDKRDRKRHKELSKIWATVAQAGQRGGKTGKERERGRPRVDRDQCAYCKERGHWVKDCPKKPPNPRRGTNRTPQLLALDED; translated from the exons ATGCCGGCCTCGACCAGACGTCTACGTTGCCATCCGCAGATTCGTCAGATGCTGTTTTCCTTTTGCCGTTTTAAGACGTCCCGTCACCTGCATTGGACCTCAGGGGCGG ccagtgtttcgtgtgattctccttggacagggaaacagAGGGTCTTTCATTTTGGAGGTCCCACCAAGATTCCCTTCCCCCCAGTCCAGATCCCTGCCCGAGGACCACCTGGCGtcactgggag AATTAACATGGGGCAATCAATCACAACCCCTTTGAGTCTCACCCTCGACCATTGGCAAGACGTCCGAAATCGGGCAAATAACCTCTCGGTAGaggtcaaaaagaagaaatggataacACTCTGCACCGCGGAATGGCCAACACTCAATGTGGGCTGGCGTAAAGAAGGAACATTTAACCCTGATCTTATATTACAGGTGAAATCCCAGGTTTTCATCCAAGGTTCTCAGGGACACCCTGATCAGGTACCCTACATCGTTACCTGGGAGAATTTGGCCTCTGACCCACCCCTTTGGGTCGCCCCTTTCTCTCCGCCTAAGCCTGCCCTGCGAACTCCTTCCGAagccccacctccaccttccGCTCCACTTATCCCAATACCCGCACCCCCACCCTATCAGCCCCAACCCGTACCGGCTCCTGATTCCATCCAGGTTTCCTcggaggaagaggaagaacaagTAGATCCAGTCACCAATAACCCTCCGGGTCCATCCCCCATGGTCGGGAGACTTCGTGGCCGCCGGGAGCCTACCGCCTCGGGAGATACATCTAGAGTTCCCCCCTTGCGGCACACGGGAGGCCCCAATGGCCAATATCAGTATTGGCCTTTCTCTGCCTCTGATCTCTATAACTGGAAAACACATAACCCATCCTTTTCCAGTGACCCTGTAGCTCTAACCTCTCTGATAGAATCTATTCTAGTGACTCACCAGCCAACATGGGATGATTGCCAGCAGCTTCTACAGACCCTTCTCACTTCTGAGGAGAAACAGAAAGTTCTCCTGGAAGCCCGTAAAAAGGTGCCAGGGGATGACGGGCGCCCCACTCAACTCCCAAATTTGATCAATGAAGCTTTCCCCTTGACTCAGCCAGACTGGGACTATAACACTGATGCAGGTAGGAACCACCTACGTCTCTATCGCCAGTTACTCATAGCGGGTCTCCATGGAGCAGGGCGACGGCCCACCAATTTGGCTCAGGTAAGACAGACTACACAGGGACCAGAGGAAACTCCGACTGCATTTTTAGAAAGACTAAAGGAAGCCTATCGGAGGTACACACCTTTTGACCCCGACAGTGAGGATCAGAGGGGAAACATTTCTATGGCCTTTATTTGGCAGTCCGCTCCAGATATTAGGACTAAGTTACAAAGATTAGACAACTTACAAGATTTTTCTCTAGCAGATTTATTGAGAGAAGCAGAAAAGATTTTTAACAAAAGAGAGACtccagaggaaaaggaggaaagaatcaggaaaatgcagGAGGAAAGAGATCTcaaatttaaggaagaattagACAAGAGAGATCGGAAGCGTCATAAAGAATTAAGTAAAATATGGGCCACTGTAGCTCAGGCAGGGCAACGAGGAGGTAAGACAGGCAAGGAGAGGGAACGAGGCAGACCCCGTGTAGACCGAGACCAATGTGCCTACTGCAAGGAAAGAGGACATTGGGTAAAGGACTGCCCAAAGAAACCCCCCAACCCCAGAAGAGGTACAAACCGGACCCCTCAATTGCTAGCCTTGGATGAAGATTAG